In Actinoplanes sp. NBC_00393, a single genomic region encodes these proteins:
- the pheT gene encoding phenylalanine--tRNA ligase subunit beta: MKTSLSWLREYVELPAGITASELDAALTNLGMEVEGIVDQAATVTGDLVVGRVLTIEELTGFKKPIRFCTVDVGRDAPQEIVCGARNFAEGDLVVVILPGGELPGGFKIGARKTYGRNSNGMICSAAELGLSGDHSGIIVLPPADGLVPGIDARPVVGLDEVLIEVEITPDRGYEMSVRGIARELAGYLSVPFTDPASGSAPGATADAPWPVVVEDTIGCDRFAARVVRGIDPDAQSPEWMQRRLVAAGIRAISLPVDITNYLMLEYGQPMHVFDLDRLRGGLLVRRAHPGEKLTTLDGVARVLDAEDMVICDETGPISLAAVMGGETSEWQEGTVNVLLEAAHWDPVMVGRTARRHKLFSEAAKRWERGVDPQLPLAALQRAVEILTEHAGGTVDERILDIDHVVAPSPITLPASLPTQLIGLPYSASRVAELLTEVGCQVSGDEQLTVVPPTWRPDLLAPIDLVEEVARLGGYNDIPSVLPPAGSSNGLTSAQRQRRSIGRALAENGYVEVLSYPFVAPGTADALGLAADDPRRSAVRLTNPLSEEEPFLRTSLLAPLLGTLKRNLGRGRRDVALFETGTVFLPHLAASAPPVLGVDRRPTEEEWTAANAIVPAQPWHLAVVLTGDLDPAGWWGEGRAAGWADAIEAARVAVSAAGIPASRLAVRAAERAPWHPGRCAEILVDGAVIGYAGELHPSVVAAFELPKRTSAAEINLDVLPAAPVIDAPRISTFPAALIDVALVLDRTVPAADVQAALAEGAGTLLESVALFDVYESSQLGEGKRSLAYKLTFRAPDRTLTSDETIAARDAAVALTASRFGATLRGA, encoded by the coding sequence ATGAAGACGTCACTGTCGTGGCTGCGCGAGTACGTCGAGCTGCCCGCGGGGATCACCGCTTCCGAGCTCGACGCCGCGCTGACCAACCTCGGCATGGAGGTCGAGGGGATCGTCGACCAGGCCGCCACGGTCACCGGTGACCTGGTCGTCGGCCGGGTGCTGACGATCGAGGAGCTGACCGGTTTCAAGAAGCCGATCCGGTTCTGCACGGTCGATGTCGGCCGTGACGCGCCGCAGGAGATCGTCTGCGGTGCGCGGAACTTCGCCGAGGGCGACCTGGTGGTGGTCATCCTGCCCGGTGGCGAACTGCCGGGTGGGTTCAAGATCGGTGCGCGGAAGACGTACGGGCGCAACTCCAACGGCATGATCTGCTCGGCGGCGGAGCTGGGCCTGTCCGGCGACCACTCCGGCATCATCGTGCTGCCGCCCGCCGACGGCCTGGTGCCGGGTATCGACGCGCGGCCGGTCGTCGGCCTCGACGAGGTGCTGATCGAGGTCGAGATCACCCCGGACCGGGGATACGAGATGAGCGTCCGCGGCATCGCGCGGGAGCTGGCCGGGTACCTGTCCGTGCCGTTCACCGACCCGGCGTCGGGTTCGGCGCCGGGCGCTACCGCCGATGCCCCGTGGCCCGTCGTCGTCGAGGACACCATCGGCTGTGACCGGTTCGCCGCCCGCGTCGTCCGCGGCATCGACCCGGACGCGCAGTCGCCGGAGTGGATGCAGCGGCGCCTCGTCGCGGCCGGCATCCGGGCCATCTCGCTGCCCGTCGACATCACCAACTACCTGATGCTCGAGTACGGCCAGCCGATGCACGTCTTCGACCTGGACCGGCTCCGCGGCGGGCTGCTGGTGCGCCGCGCCCACCCCGGCGAGAAGCTGACCACCCTGGACGGTGTCGCGCGCGTGCTCGACGCCGAGGACATGGTGATCTGCGACGAGACCGGGCCGATCTCGCTGGCCGCGGTGATGGGTGGCGAGACCAGTGAATGGCAGGAGGGCACGGTCAACGTGCTCCTCGAAGCCGCCCACTGGGACCCGGTGATGGTCGGGCGGACCGCCCGGCGGCACAAGCTGTTCAGCGAGGCGGCCAAGCGGTGGGAGCGGGGCGTCGACCCGCAGCTGCCGCTCGCCGCGCTGCAGCGGGCCGTGGAGATCCTCACCGAGCACGCCGGGGGAACCGTCGACGAGCGGATCCTCGACATCGACCACGTGGTCGCGCCGTCGCCGATCACCCTGCCGGCTTCCCTGCCGACGCAGCTGATCGGCCTGCCCTACTCCGCCTCCCGCGTCGCCGAACTGCTCACCGAGGTCGGCTGCCAGGTCAGCGGCGACGAGCAGCTGACGGTCGTGCCGCCGACCTGGCGTCCCGACCTGCTCGCGCCGATCGACCTGGTCGAGGAGGTGGCGCGGCTCGGCGGGTACAACGACATCCCGAGCGTGCTGCCGCCGGCCGGCAGCAGCAACGGCCTCACCTCGGCGCAGCGGCAGCGGCGTTCGATCGGGCGGGCGCTCGCCGAGAACGGGTACGTCGAAGTGCTGTCCTACCCGTTCGTCGCGCCCGGCACGGCCGACGCGCTCGGACTGGCGGCGGACGATCCCCGGCGCAGTGCGGTGCGGCTCACCAACCCCCTGTCGGAGGAGGAGCCGTTCCTGCGTACGTCACTGTTGGCTCCTCTGCTGGGCACGCTCAAGCGGAACCTGGGCCGCGGACGCCGGGACGTGGCGCTCTTCGAGACCGGCACGGTCTTCCTGCCGCACCTGGCGGCGTCCGCGCCGCCCGTGCTCGGCGTCGACCGGCGTCCCACCGAGGAGGAGTGGACGGCCGCCAACGCGATCGTGCCCGCGCAGCCGTGGCACCTCGCGGTCGTGCTCACCGGCGACCTGGACCCGGCCGGCTGGTGGGGCGAGGGTCGCGCGGCCGGGTGGGCCGACGCCATCGAGGCGGCGCGCGTCGCGGTCTCCGCGGCGGGAATTCCCGCTTCGCGGTTGGCGGTACGCGCAGCCGAGCGCGCCCCGTGGCACCCCGGCCGGTGCGCCGAGATCCTGGTCGACGGCGCGGTGATCGGCTACGCGGGTGAGCTCCACCCGTCCGTGGTCGCCGCCTTCGAGCTGCCGAAGCGCACCTCGGCGGCGGAGATCAACCTGGACGTGCTCCCGGCCGCCCCGGTGATCGACGCCCCGCGGATCTCCACGTTCCCGGCGGCGCTGATCGACGTGGCGCTGGTCCTGGACCGCACCGTCCCGGCCGCCGACGTCCAGGCCGCCCTGGCCGAAGGCGCCGGCACCCTGCTCGAGTCGGTGGCGCTGTTCGACGTCTACGAGTCCTCGCAGCTCGGCGAGGGGAAGCGGTCGCTGGCCTACAAGCTGACGTTCCGCGCCCCGGACCGCACCCTCACCTCCGACGAAACAATCGCCGCCCGCGACGCCGCCGTCGCGCTGACCGCGTCCCGCTTCGGCGCCACCTTGCGCGGCGCCTGA
- a CDS encoding SDR family oxidoreductase, with translation MKNLGTALVTGASRGLGAHIARRLAADGRPVAINYRSDAAGAEKVAAEIIAAGGQAAALRADVTDEAEVRELVAAATEQLGPVQVVVANATGPQPTGPAEEVSWQDHLDQLVFFVKSPTLLLQAALPGMRELGWGRFIHIGSDSFERALPGASAYNAAKGAQIGLARTWARELGRYGITVNVVAPGWIPVERHGDADPADYVADVPLGRIGTPADIADVVAFVASDAARFVTGERITVNGGHTID, from the coding sequence GTGAAAAATCTTGGAACAGCTCTGGTGACCGGCGCCTCCCGCGGGCTCGGCGCGCACATCGCGCGCCGGCTCGCCGCCGACGGACGGCCGGTCGCGATCAACTACCGCTCCGACGCGGCGGGCGCCGAGAAGGTCGCCGCCGAGATCATCGCCGCCGGCGGGCAGGCGGCGGCCCTGCGGGCCGACGTGACCGACGAGGCGGAGGTACGCGAACTCGTCGCCGCCGCCACCGAACAGCTCGGCCCGGTGCAGGTCGTGGTCGCCAACGCCACCGGCCCGCAGCCGACCGGCCCGGCCGAGGAGGTGAGCTGGCAGGACCACCTCGACCAGCTGGTGTTCTTCGTGAAGAGCCCGACGCTGCTGCTCCAGGCCGCTCTGCCCGGGATGCGCGAGCTGGGCTGGGGCCGGTTCATCCACATCGGGTCGGACTCGTTCGAGCGGGCTCTGCCGGGGGCTTCGGCGTACAACGCGGCCAAGGGCGCGCAGATCGGGCTGGCCCGGACCTGGGCGCGGGAACTGGGCCGTTACGGCATCACGGTCAACGTCGTGGCGCCCGGATGGATCCCGGTCGAACGCCACGGCGATGCTGATCCCGCCGACTACGTGGCGGACGTGCCGCTCGGCCGGATCGGCACCCCGGCGGACATCGCCGACGTGGTGGCGTTCGTGGCCTCCGACGCGGCGCGGTTCGTCACCGGCGAGCGGATCACCGTGAACGGCGGCCACACGATCGACTAG
- a CDS encoding nuclear transport factor 2 family protein gives MDIVGEVIAAVERDDQVALVQLLHPYLHWTEGGRTIRRRNKVFARLADGPPPARASEHELRDGQIYRWVASAISGGSEGS, from the coding sequence GTGGATATCGTCGGTGAAGTCATCGCTGCGGTGGAACGCGACGACCAGGTGGCGCTCGTTCAGCTTCTGCATCCCTATCTGCATTGGACCGAGGGTGGGCGGACCATCCGCAGGCGCAACAAGGTCTTTGCCCGCCTGGCCGATGGGCCGCCGCCGGCTCGGGCGAGTGAGCACGAACTGCGGGACGGCCAGATCTACCGCTGGGTGGCTTCGGCGATTTCGGGCGGCTCGGAAGGATCTTGA
- a CDS encoding TrmH family RNA methyltransferase: MYTPRTPRIVAARRLQRRKDRDQSGRFLAEGPQAVREALAAGVVLELFGTGSALDRYPELVAQAPEVSPVTDDALNALAETVHPQGLVAVCEQVDVPIGKALVKQPRLVAVVAEIRDPGNAGTVLRTADAAGADAVIFAGDAVDPYNGKCVRASAGSLFHVDVVRSPLTIIDLLQDSGLQVLATSGAGEDDVDSLLDGGLLDRPTAWLFGSEAHGLPEAMLAAADRRVRVPIYGAAESLNLAAAAAVCLYASARAQR; encoded by the coding sequence ATGTACACACCGCGTACTCCCCGCATTGTTGCGGCCCGGCGCCTGCAGCGCCGTAAGGATCGTGACCAGAGTGGCCGGTTCCTGGCCGAAGGGCCGCAGGCGGTCCGCGAGGCGCTCGCCGCCGGCGTCGTGCTGGAGTTGTTCGGGACCGGGTCCGCACTGGACCGGTATCCCGAGCTCGTGGCGCAGGCGCCGGAGGTGTCGCCGGTCACCGACGACGCACTGAACGCGCTCGCCGAGACCGTCCACCCGCAGGGGCTGGTCGCGGTCTGCGAGCAGGTCGACGTACCGATCGGCAAAGCCCTGGTGAAGCAGCCGCGGCTGGTCGCGGTGGTCGCGGAGATCCGCGACCCCGGCAATGCCGGGACCGTCCTGCGCACGGCCGACGCCGCGGGCGCCGATGCGGTGATCTTCGCCGGCGACGCGGTCGACCCTTACAACGGCAAATGTGTACGCGCCTCAGCCGGCTCGCTGTTCCATGTGGACGTCGTCCGCAGCCCGCTGACCATCATCGACCTGCTGCAGGACTCCGGTCTGCAGGTGCTCGCCACCAGCGGCGCCGGGGAGGACGACGTGGACTCGCTGCTCGACGGCGGCCTGCTGGACCGGCCGACCGCGTGGCTGTTCGGGTCGGAGGCGCACGGGCTGCCGGAGGCGATGCTCGCCGCGGCCGACCGCCGGGTGCGCGTACCGATCTATGGCGCCGCGGAGAGTCTGAACCTGGCCGCGGCCGCCGCGGTCTGCCTATATGCGTCGGCCCGCGCGCAGCGCTGA
- the rplT gene encoding 50S ribosomal protein L20 — MARVKRAVNAQKKRRTLLETASGYRGQRSRLYRKAKEQVLHSMQYSYRDRRDRKGDFRQLWIQRINAASRANGLTYNRLIQGLKLAGVEVDRKILADLAVHDEAAFAAIVEIARAAVAAEGTGGAAAQAA; from the coding sequence ATGGCACGCGTCAAGCGGGCGGTAAACGCCCAGAAGAAGCGCCGCACTCTGCTCGAGACCGCGAGCGGCTACCGCGGCCAGCGCTCGCGGCTGTACCGCAAGGCCAAGGAGCAGGTGCTGCACTCGATGCAGTACTCGTACCGCGACCGCCGTGACCGCAAGGGCGACTTCCGCCAGCTGTGGATCCAGCGGATCAACGCGGCGTCCCGGGCCAACGGCCTGACCTACAACCGCCTGATCCAGGGTCTCAAGCTGGCGGGCGTCGAGGTCGACCGGAAGATCCTCGCGGACCTCGCGGTCCACGACGAGGCGGCGTTCGCGGCCATCGTCGAGATCGCTCGCGCGGCCGTCGCGGCCGAGGGCACCGGCGGCGCTGCCGCTCAGGCTGCCTGA
- the rpmI gene encoding 50S ribosomal protein L35 — protein MPKMKSHTGMGKRVKVTGKGKIVREQAGKRHLLEHKSSHVTRRMTGTVVVAKADTKRVKKLLGR, from the coding sequence GTGCCGAAGATGAAGAGCCACACCGGCATGGGTAAGCGGGTGAAGGTCACCGGCAAGGGCAAGATCGTGCGCGAGCAGGCCGGCAAGCGTCACCTGCTGGAGCACAAGAGCTCCCACGTCACCCGTCGGATGACCGGCACGGTCGTTGTGGCCAAGGCCGACACCAAGCGAGTGAAGAAGCTTCTGGGCCGCTGA
- a CDS encoding DUF3616 domain-containing protein encodes MAFMTVDYTVRLRFSDKSQAASTHTNLSAVRLDRRALWIAGDETATIERLLADDPQRPAEFGAEASFRLADFVNLPGIDADEEADVEGLARTGNFLWAVGSHSLRRKQIKDRHAGQKALRRLARVEGQANRQVLVRLPITEVDGVPTPVTELEVDGVTHRAAVNSPRDDLRRLLRDDEHLAAFLPIPGKDNGLDIEGIAVSGDRVYLGLRGPVLRGWAFVLELRPYVSENDPTRLRLRPFEDGRVYRKHVLDLQGLGVRDLCPHGDDLLILAGPTMDLDGPVRIYRWHGACRVDQPSIVRDDLISRELELTYGEGDDHAEGLSLLGDDRVLIVYDSPAAARLTDDGAVIADVLLLPS; translated from the coding sequence ATGGCCTTCATGACGGTCGACTACACGGTGCGGCTGCGGTTCTCGGACAAGTCCCAGGCCGCGTCCACGCACACCAACCTCTCCGCGGTACGGCTGGATCGGCGGGCCCTCTGGATCGCCGGCGACGAGACGGCCACCATCGAGCGGCTGCTCGCCGACGATCCGCAGCGGCCGGCCGAGTTCGGCGCGGAGGCGAGCTTCCGGCTGGCCGATTTCGTCAACCTGCCCGGCATCGACGCCGACGAGGAGGCCGACGTCGAAGGGCTGGCGCGGACCGGCAACTTCCTGTGGGCGGTCGGTTCGCACAGCCTGCGCCGCAAGCAGATCAAGGACCGGCACGCCGGGCAGAAGGCGCTGCGCCGCCTGGCCCGGGTGGAGGGCCAGGCCAACCGCCAGGTCCTGGTCCGGCTGCCGATCACCGAGGTGGACGGCGTGCCCACTCCCGTCACCGAACTCGAGGTCGACGGCGTGACCCACCGCGCGGCCGTCAACAGCCCCCGCGACGACCTGCGCCGGCTGCTGCGCGACGACGAGCACCTGGCGGCGTTCCTGCCGATCCCCGGCAAGGACAACGGCCTGGACATCGAGGGCATCGCGGTCAGCGGCGACCGGGTCTACCTCGGGCTGCGCGGGCCGGTGCTGCGCGGCTGGGCCTTCGTGCTCGAGTTGCGGCCGTACGTGTCCGAGAACGATCCCACCCGGCTGCGGCTGCGGCCGTTCGAGGACGGCCGGGTGTACCGCAAGCACGTGCTCGACCTGCAAGGCCTCGGCGTGCGTGACCTCTGCCCGCACGGCGACGACCTGCTCATCCTGGCCGGCCCGACGATGGACCTGGACGGCCCGGTGCGCATCTACCGCTGGCACGGCGCCTGCCGGGTGGACCAGCCCTCGATCGTCCGCGACGACCTGATCAGCCGCGAACTCGAGCTCACCTACGGCGAGGGCGACGACCACGCCGAGGGCCTGAGCCTGCTCGGCGACGACCGGGTGCTGATCGTCTACGACAGCCCGGCGGCCGCCCGCCTGACCGACGACGGCGCAGTGATCGCGGACGTGCTACTTCTACCGTCGTGA
- a CDS encoding SAM hydrolase/SAM-dependent halogenase family protein, producing the protein MLVTVVADYGTGDLAFAEVRQRIVQLLPSAEVTAVPVPAFDTVAAGFCVAQLAFGEGPSDRIVYANVAPRQDRDEPRAANAGERLAAARLDSGVLVVGVASGASLSFLAAEGVAVRAVQIADDGSQFRSRDVFPAALAALAEGDDSLLGAELPVAPPPEHAVAYIDGYGNIKTTWDQAPAQVGSTVRVRIGEIEAEATVSDGVFEVPAGTMSFAPGSSGWNAHIWYELLSRGGNAAELFGNPRAGTPIEIVD; encoded by the coding sequence ATGCTCGTCACTGTCGTCGCCGACTACGGAACCGGGGACCTCGCCTTCGCCGAGGTCCGGCAACGGATCGTCCAGCTGCTCCCGTCCGCCGAGGTCACGGCCGTGCCCGTCCCGGCCTTCGACACGGTGGCCGCCGGCTTCTGCGTGGCTCAGCTCGCCTTCGGCGAGGGACCATCAGACCGCATCGTGTACGCGAATGTCGCGCCCCGCCAGGACCGGGACGAGCCACGCGCCGCCAACGCCGGCGAACGGCTGGCCGCAGCCCGGCTCGACTCCGGTGTGCTCGTCGTCGGAGTCGCCTCCGGCGCCAGCCTGTCCTTCCTGGCCGCCGAGGGCGTGGCCGTCCGGGCCGTCCAGATCGCCGACGACGGTTCCCAGTTCCGCTCCCGCGACGTGTTCCCGGCCGCGCTCGCCGCCCTGGCCGAGGGAGACGACAGCCTGCTCGGCGCGGAACTGCCGGTCGCGCCGCCGCCCGAGCACGCGGTCGCCTACATCGACGGCTACGGCAACATCAAGACCACCTGGGACCAGGCGCCGGCGCAGGTCGGGTCGACCGTACGGGTACGCATCGGCGAGATCGAAGCCGAAGCCACAGTCAGCGACGGCGTCTTCGAGGTCCCCGCCGGCACGATGTCGTTCGCGCCCGGCAGCTCCGGCTGGAACGCCCACATCTGGTACGAACTGCTCTCCCGCGGCGGCAACGCGGCCGAACTGTTCGGCAACCCGCGCGCCGGAACGCCGATCGAGATCGTCGACTGA
- the pheS gene encoding phenylalanine--tRNA ligase subunit alpha — protein MSYRNDPYDPKQAVLLAPESLEGAVADAEKAFASAVDLDALLSLKPAHLGDRSPVSLARREIGSLPPAAKSDAGKRVNVARQAVQAAYDARQAELEADRAARVLVEERVDVTLPWSRRPRGARHPLTTLMEHMGDVFIGMGYDIVDGPQLELEWANFDALNIGPDNPVRGSSDTFFVDLPGLVMRTHTSPGQVRTMLDRQPPIYIVSPGRAYRTDELDATHSPVFHQIEGLVIDEGITMAHLRGTLDYFAKAMFGPDAKTRWRPHYFPFTEPSAEFDVWFAQHRDGPRWVEWGGCGMVNPRVLTACGIDPTRYSGFAFGMGVERTLMFRNGVSDMRDMVEGDVRFTTNFGMES, from the coding sequence ATGTCCTACCGCAACGATCCGTACGATCCGAAGCAGGCTGTCCTGCTGGCGCCTGAGTCGCTCGAGGGCGCGGTCGCGGACGCTGAGAAAGCGTTCGCGTCGGCTGTCGACCTCGATGCGCTTCTTTCTTTGAAGCCGGCGCACCTGGGTGACCGTTCCCCGGTGTCGCTGGCCCGCCGGGAGATCGGCTCGCTGCCGCCGGCCGCGAAATCCGACGCCGGCAAGCGCGTCAACGTCGCCCGGCAGGCCGTGCAGGCCGCCTACGACGCCCGGCAGGCCGAGCTGGAGGCCGACCGAGCCGCCCGCGTGCTGGTCGAGGAGCGCGTCGACGTCACCCTGCCGTGGAGCCGCCGCCCGCGCGGCGCCCGGCACCCGCTGACCACGCTCATGGAACACATGGGCGACGTGTTCATCGGGATGGGCTACGACATCGTCGACGGTCCCCAGCTGGAGCTGGAGTGGGCCAACTTCGACGCGCTCAACATCGGCCCGGACAACCCGGTCCGCGGCTCCTCGGACACGTTCTTCGTGGACCTGCCCGGCCTGGTGATGCGTACCCACACATCGCCCGGCCAGGTGCGCACCATGCTGGACCGGCAGCCGCCGATCTACATCGTGAGCCCGGGCCGCGCGTACCGGACCGACGAGCTGGACGCCACGCACAGCCCGGTCTTCCACCAGATCGAGGGCCTGGTCATCGACGAGGGCATCACGATGGCCCACCTGCGCGGCACCCTGGACTACTTCGCCAAGGCGATGTTCGGCCCCGACGCGAAGACCCGCTGGCGGCCGCACTACTTCCCGTTCACCGAGCCGTCCGCCGAGTTCGACGTCTGGTTCGCCCAGCACCGCGACGGCCCGCGCTGGGTCGAATGGGGTGGCTGCGGCATGGTCAACCCGCGGGTGCTCACCGCCTGCGGCATCGACCCCACGCGGTACTCGGGTTTCGCGTTCGGCATGGGTGTCGAGCGGACCCTGATGTTCCGCAACGGCGTCAGCGACATGCGCGACATGGTCGAGGGCGACGTGCGGTTCACCACGAACTTCGGAATGGAGTCCTGA
- a CDS encoding GNAT family N-acetyltransferase: protein MDLRIQRSVVSYLRTRPKVLEIGPFVAGFDPDTDSPFINYATPLPGAAVTAADVRGLVEAFAGAGRKPRLEYVTSSSPELENLLLDAGFAVEARHEYLVCTPQSSSASRVPEGILLVEPDSDRDRAALIVTLNEAFGEAPQATETDIARLRRDQDRGGLALAALAAGGCVGGGQAMPPQDGVSEIGGIGVADRFRRRGLGGAITAEIARRMFGRGVEIAWLEAGGDDSWRVYERVGFRPAGRRLYISRD from the coding sequence ATGGATCTGCGCATCCAGCGCTCCGTCGTGTCCTACCTCCGCACCCGTCCGAAGGTTCTGGAGATCGGCCCGTTCGTGGCCGGTTTCGACCCGGACACCGATAGCCCGTTCATCAACTACGCGACGCCGCTGCCCGGCGCCGCCGTCACCGCCGCCGACGTCCGTGGTCTGGTCGAGGCGTTCGCCGGGGCCGGCCGTAAGCCGCGCCTGGAGTACGTGACCAGCAGCTCTCCCGAGTTGGAGAACCTGCTTCTCGACGCCGGGTTCGCCGTCGAGGCACGGCACGAATATCTGGTCTGCACGCCGCAGTCTTCGAGTGCTTCGCGCGTACCGGAAGGGATCTTGCTCGTGGAACCGGACAGCGACCGGGACCGGGCCGCCCTGATTGTGACGCTCAATGAGGCCTTCGGCGAGGCGCCGCAGGCGACCGAGACGGACATCGCCCGGTTGCGCCGTGACCAGGACCGCGGCGGTCTCGCGCTCGCGGCTCTCGCCGCAGGTGGATGTGTCGGCGGAGGGCAGGCGATGCCGCCGCAGGACGGCGTGAGCGAGATCGGCGGCATCGGCGTGGCTGACCGATTCCGACGACGCGGGCTCGGCGGGGCGATCACCGCTGAGATCGCCCGGCGGATGTTCGGCCGGGGTGTCGAGATCGCCTGGCTGGAAGCCGGCGGTGACGACTCCTGGCGGGTGTACGAGCGGGTCGGCTTCCGTCCCGCCGGACGCCGCCTGTACATCTCCCGGGACTGA
- a CDS encoding DUF4253 domain-containing protein — MFRRKRLSGAPALNPDPTGGGWTPAQDLLWISAAPPRPGAWAALQAQHPSSGLWPLLLSGLSNREPDRPWLSGELSPKWRKLSAPADHDPAALLAASWASCVPEEEDDESDSDRTDRIAITAPFGAGWPGLAPPSPASFSADWPGLAPPSPASPGLAPPSPTSPSAPQASPAAVSPAERAAEVADFLLGAGWLTAPRLGLVPGARGADTPTDIGWTGPLNHEQDTAKISALLRSWEDRFGTRLIGLGFDTVYLSVAAPPTDVEHALRVAAEHFAFCPDNIWQGAGSLADYAKDLVDQPIWTFWWD, encoded by the coding sequence ATGTTCCGACGGAAGCGGCTCAGCGGGGCGCCCGCCCTCAACCCCGACCCGACCGGCGGCGGCTGGACACCGGCCCAGGACCTGCTCTGGATCAGCGCAGCGCCACCCCGGCCCGGTGCGTGGGCCGCGCTGCAGGCGCAGCACCCTTCCAGCGGGTTGTGGCCGCTGCTGCTGTCCGGCCTGTCCAACCGCGAGCCCGACCGCCCGTGGCTGAGCGGCGAGCTCTCTCCGAAATGGCGGAAACTCTCCGCGCCCGCCGACCACGACCCGGCAGCGCTCCTGGCCGCGTCGTGGGCATCCTGCGTCCCCGAGGAGGAGGACGACGAGTCCGACTCGGACCGCACCGACCGCATCGCCATCACCGCCCCGTTCGGCGCAGGCTGGCCCGGCCTGGCCCCACCCAGCCCAGCCTCATTCAGCGCGGACTGGCCCGGCCTGGCCCCACCCAGCCCAGCCTCACCAGGCCTGGCCCCACCCAGCCCAACCTCGCCCAGCGCGCCGCAGGCCTCCCCCGCCGCCGTCTCCCCGGCCGAGCGAGCGGCCGAGGTCGCTGACTTCCTGCTCGGCGCCGGCTGGCTGACCGCGCCCCGGCTCGGCCTGGTGCCCGGTGCCCGCGGCGCGGACACCCCGACCGACATCGGCTGGACCGGCCCGCTCAACCACGAGCAGGACACCGCAAAGATCTCAGCGTTGCTACGCAGCTGGGAGGACCGATTCGGCACTCGTTTGATCGGCCTCGGTTTCGACACCGTCTACCTGAGCGTGGCCGCGCCACCGACCGACGTCGAGCACGCGCTGCGGGTGGCGGCCGAGCACTTCGCCTTCTGCCCCGACAACATCTGGCAGGGCGCCGGCTCCTTGGCGGACTACGCGAAGGACCTGGTGGACCAGCCGATCTGGACCTTCTGGTGGGACTGA
- a CDS encoding class I SAM-dependent methyltransferase, producing the protein MKDGYDGTGPGEFTPDGCAVDLYARLPVRDEPEIIAAAQPPPATLLELGAGAGRVTRALTTWGYEVTAVDESPEMLEHITDVRTVCSSIEDLDLPDRYDVVLLSSFLVHAPDPAVRAALLDTCRRHVNPGGVVLIQREGRDWHERVPRDSKAGDGIARALSSDDLGDGTRSIRFEYVFPDATWTQVFRSRPLTPEQFEEALSGAGLVLDRYLTPDGIWACCRVAG; encoded by the coding sequence ATGAAGGACGGTTACGACGGGACCGGTCCCGGCGAGTTCACCCCGGACGGTTGCGCAGTCGACCTGTACGCCCGGCTGCCGGTGCGGGACGAGCCGGAGATCATCGCCGCGGCGCAGCCGCCGCCGGCGACGCTTCTCGAGCTGGGCGCCGGCGCGGGCCGGGTGACCAGGGCGTTGACCACCTGGGGGTACGAGGTGACCGCCGTCGACGAGTCCCCCGAGATGCTGGAACACATCACCGACGTTCGGACGGTCTGCTCGAGCATCGAGGACCTCGACCTGCCCGACCGGTACGACGTGGTCCTGCTCTCCTCCTTCCTGGTGCACGCCCCCGACCCCGCGGTCCGCGCCGCCCTGCTCGACACCTGCCGCCGCCATGTGAATCCCGGCGGCGTGGTCCTGATCCAGCGGGAGGGCAGGGACTGGCACGAGCGCGTCCCCCGCGACTCCAAGGCCGGCGACGGCATCGCCCGCGCGCTCTCCTCCGACGACCTGGGCGACGGCACCCGCAGCATCCGGTTCGAGTACGTGTTCCCCGACGCCACCTGGACCCAGGTCTTCCGTTCCCGCCCGCTCACGCCGGAGCAGTTCGAGGAGGCGTTGTCCGGGGCGGGCCTGGTCCTGGACCGTTACCTCACCCCGGACGGCATCTGGGCGTGCTGCCGGGTCGCCGGCTAG